Proteins encoded in a region of the Verrucomicrobiota bacterium genome:
- a CDS encoding polyprenyl synthetase family protein has translation MLFTRSALRASAAAKLQNAVELIRPQLATVEERIREQARAFDPAIEDYVAYACGTNGKRLRPVLVLLAGAATGPLESGHVDLAVILELIHLATLVHDDIMDGAEIRRSKPTTNAKWGNTLAVLLGDCLFAHALKLAASFPDNEICRRIAEAASNVCSGEIIQTRHRFDLKLTIPDYFRIIEMKTAALFAAAGELGAYVSDADPGLVLALKTYGLKLGTAYQVYDDCLDLAGSEDSVGKTLGLDLRRGKLTLPVLYLLQEASREEHRQFSEILLRATPENALADLVKEVVRRGCLRRAVETAKKMVIEAQTEIQPLARNRYAVALQDVAAFLSNTVDQLAAVA, from the coding sequence ATACTTTTCACAAGGTCGGCTCTCCGCGCTTCCGCTGCGGCGAAGCTTCAGAATGCGGTTGAGCTGATTCGACCTCAGCTTGCTACCGTCGAAGAGCGCATCCGCGAGCAGGCCCGTGCTTTTGACCCGGCCATCGAAGACTACGTCGCCTATGCCTGCGGCACAAACGGAAAACGGCTGCGGCCGGTTCTGGTTCTTCTGGCCGGGGCGGCAACGGGGCCCCTCGAGTCCGGGCACGTGGACCTGGCGGTTATCCTTGAACTTATCCACCTGGCCACCCTGGTCCATGACGACATCATGGACGGGGCGGAGATCCGGCGCTCGAAACCGACCACCAATGCCAAATGGGGCAACACGCTGGCCGTTCTACTCGGGGACTGCCTTTTTGCCCATGCGTTAAAGCTTGCCGCCTCTTTCCCGGATAACGAAATCTGCCGCCGGATCGCGGAGGCGGCCAGCAACGTTTGCTCAGGGGAAATCATTCAGACGCGGCACCGGTTTGATCTTAAGCTGACCATTCCCGATTATTTTCGCATCATTGAAATGAAGACCGCTGCACTGTTTGCGGCGGCGGGGGAACTCGGCGCCTACGTCAGCGACGCGGATCCGGGCCTGGTCCTGGCCTTGAAAACGTATGGGCTCAAGCTGGGCACAGCCTACCAGGTGTACGATGACTGCCTTGACCTCGCCGGAAGTGAGGACAGCGTCGGCAAGACCCTCGGCCTTGACCTCCGGCGAGGCAAGCTGACCCTGCCCGTTCTTTACCTTCTGCAGGAGGCCAGCCGTGAGGAACACCGGCAGTTCAGCGAAATCTTGCTCCGCGCCACGCCGGAAAACGCCTTGGCGGACCTCGTGAAAGAGGTGGTGCGGCGGGGTTGTCTCCGGCGCGCCGTGGAAACGGCCAAAAAGATGGTGATCGAGGCGCAGACGGAAATTCAGCCCCTCGCGCGCAACCGTTATGCGGTGGCCCTGCAGGACGTGGCCGCGTTTTTGTCGAATACGGTTGATCAGCTAGCCGCCGTGGCCTAA
- the radC gene encoding DNA repair protein RadC: MRHVTIQELPSQERPREKLLTRGIDSLTDAEILAILLRTGVSGKNAVTLAQDLLAHYGSLAQLARAPALELAGHHGVGQAKAVQLSAAFGLGSRLATEKAFGGALDTPELIYQLLWQEFRLLDRESLRVVLLDTRYRLIAVREVSRGTVNESLAHPREIFKPAITHSAYAFVLAHNHPSGDPSPSDADLRLTRKVREAAGLLQIQMLDHLICGVAGNGKPGYFSFKEAGLLG; the protein is encoded by the coding sequence ATGCGCCACGTCACGATCCAGGAATTGCCGTCGCAGGAGAGGCCGCGGGAGAAACTTTTGACCCGTGGAATCGACAGCCTCACGGATGCTGAAATCCTGGCGATCCTCTTGCGCACAGGCGTTTCCGGCAAGAACGCGGTGACCCTCGCGCAGGACCTGCTCGCGCATTACGGGTCCCTCGCCCAGCTGGCCCGCGCTCCCGCCCTTGAACTCGCCGGGCACCACGGCGTCGGCCAAGCAAAAGCGGTTCAGTTGAGCGCCGCATTCGGGCTGGGTTCACGTCTGGCCACAGAGAAGGCGTTCGGCGGAGCCCTGGACACGCCCGAACTCATCTATCAGCTCCTCTGGCAGGAGTTTCGTCTGCTCGACCGGGAATCGCTGCGGGTGGTCCTGCTCGACACCCGTTACCGGCTGATCGCCGTGCGCGAGGTCTCCCGCGGAACGGTCAACGAGAGCCTCGCCCACCCGCGCGAGATTTTTAAGCCCGCGATTACGCATTCCGCTTACGCCTTTGTCCTGGCCCATAACCACCCGTCCGGCGACCCCTCGCCCAGCGATGCCGATTTACGGCTCACCCGCAAAGTTCGCGAAGCCGCGGGTCTCCTGCAGATCCAGATGCTCGATCACCTGATCTGCGGGGTGGCCGGCAACGGTAAGCCGGGCTATTTCAGCTTTAAAGAGGCCGGCCTGCTCGGGTGA
- a CDS encoding response regulator, whose translation MKSSPSDDARCPTPKRPLRILVVEDHADTRQSLALFLGVLGHQARFAQGLQEALALAAVEEPFDLLLSDLQLPDGDGWELLLRLREANRAPAWAIAISGWGSHQAKARSQAAGFRAHLVKPAPPQVLATVLREAAEGIQTAQSPHRCENRG comes from the coding sequence ATGAAGAGTTCTCCCAGTGACGACGCGCGATGCCCAACGCCCAAGCGGCCCCTGCGCATCCTGGTCGTCGAGGACCACGCCGACACCCGTCAAAGCCTCGCCCTGTTTTTGGGGGTGCTCGGCCACCAGGCGCGTTTCGCCCAGGGCCTGCAGGAGGCCCTGGCCCTTGCCGCGGTCGAGGAGCCGTTTGACCTGCTCTTAAGCGACCTGCAGTTGCCCGACGGCGACGGCTGGGAGCTGCTGCTGCGTCTGCGGGAGGCAAACCGCGCGCCGGCGTGGGCCATCGCCATAAGCGGCTGGGGCAGCCACCAGGCCAAAGCCAGAAGTCAGGCCGCCGGCTTTCGTGCGCACCTGGTAAAGCCGGCGCCGCCGCAAGTCTTGGCGACGGTGTTGCGCGAAGCGGCCGAGGGGATCCAAACGGCCCAAAGCCCTCATCGGTGCGAAAACAGGGGGTAA
- a CDS encoding PAS domain S-box protein yields MPEDFSGSSSESSVARPQAGDAPEAMPTPHPAASAEAAPGSGEALDERLDEVIPGPQEDGVPVVGLGGSAGSLGALQTFFQATPADSGLAFVVVVHLAPEHESALAEILQRATPMPVRQVREAVRVEPNCVYVIPSAKELSLAHGRLRLSEPWPERAKRGTVDLFFRALADAQGLRASAIVLSGANGDGAIGLKRVKERGGLTIAQEPGEAEHDGMPRAAIATGMVDWVLPAAEMPERLLGFYRQAERLRLPSEASPAEGSDAEAALREVLAFLRVRTGHDFNAYKRATVLRRLARRLQVNGLADLPSYVQFLRTHPGEAGALLQDLLISVTNFFRDPAAFQALDAEVPRFFHEKKGGDHVRVWVAGCATGEEAYSIAMLLAEHAAAQTSPPSIQVFATDLDEASLRAARAGLYPDTIAADVSEERLRRFFTPSPDGYRVNRALRETVLFAVHDVLRDSPFSHLDLVSCRNLLIYLNREAQGRALSLFHFALRPKGVLFLGSAESVDEASALFAARDKKHRLYARQAVERPVLPPPLPGAPTRPGALEPRLHPSLVKGRRPVPTALTPASPEPGGLDEPSPFMWEALHFRAVERFAPASLLIDSEHRIVHLSARADRYLQFSRGQPSLELLRVVHPMLRLELRTALFRAVQTGKPAEVGGVPVELDGALRRVTLRVQPAERLVPGLLLVIFEEQMVTELEQLEAAPAPPAEPVSRHLEAELEQLKAQQRATVEEYEASLEELKSSNEELQAINEELGTVNQELKARVEEVARANNDLQNLMAATDIATIFLDHQLRIQRYTPAAVKLFSLIQTDVGRPLADQRHRLDYASLDADAAQALEQLAPLEREVASAGSRWYLARLLPYRNAEDHVAGVVLTFVDITERKAAEEALRASEARLRLIVEGARDHAIFTVDIQGLVTSWNSGAEAILGYASAEIVGHSGDVIFTPEDRAGGTPQNERETARRAGHAEDERWYLRKDGSRFWGSGTMAPLPNGGRAPGFLKILRDLTAMHQAQLARRQAEERFRLLVHSVQDYAIILLNPGGRVTHWNEGAARLKGYAESEVLGRHVSMFYPPEQVAAGRPQRQLQEAAAHGRSHEEDWRVRKGGERFWGDELIVSLRDEETGTLLGFAKICRDLTERKAAEDERARLLAAEQAARKEAEEANRAKDRFLAALSHELRTPLTPIQLTLFALEQDAQFSAAARDALALIGRNVEVEAQLIDDLLDVSRVVHGKLELRPVPLDLHACVREGLEICRGDLAAKGLQVTVNLEASRPRLTGDPARLRQVFWNLLQNAAKFTPEGGAVTVRSRDLAGGGVAVEVADTGAGISPELLPRIFDAFERGASNVPLALGGLGLGLAIAQAIVQAHGGRLLAASAGEGQGATFTVELPAPA; encoded by the coding sequence ATGCCTGAGGACTTCTCTGGTTCCTCTTCGGAGTCGAGCGTGGCTCGCCCGCAAGCCGGCGACGCGCCGGAGGCCATGCCCACCCCGCATCCAGCGGCATCGGCCGAAGCCGCGCCAGGGTCCGGCGAGGCGCTCGACGAACGGCTGGACGAGGTCATCCCGGGCCCCCAAGAGGACGGCGTGCCGGTGGTGGGGTTGGGCGGTTCGGCCGGCAGCTTAGGGGCCTTGCAGACCTTTTTTCAAGCGACGCCAGCCGATAGCGGCTTAGCTTTTGTGGTCGTCGTGCATTTGGCGCCGGAGCACGAAAGCGCGCTGGCCGAGATCCTGCAGCGCGCGACGCCCATGCCGGTCCGGCAGGTGCGCGAGGCAGTCCGGGTGGAACCCAACTGCGTGTACGTCATCCCGTCGGCCAAGGAGCTGTCGTTGGCGCACGGGCGGTTGCGGCTTTCGGAGCCGTGGCCCGAACGGGCCAAACGGGGGACCGTCGACCTGTTTTTCCGTGCCCTGGCCGATGCCCAGGGGCTGCGGGCTAGCGCCATTGTCTTGTCGGGGGCCAACGGCGACGGGGCGATCGGCCTCAAGCGGGTCAAGGAGCGCGGCGGGCTGACCATCGCGCAAGAGCCGGGTGAGGCTGAGCACGACGGTATGCCGCGCGCGGCGATCGCCACCGGCATGGTCGATTGGGTGCTGCCGGCGGCCGAGATGCCCGAGCGGCTGCTGGGCTTCTACCGCCAGGCGGAGCGGCTGCGGCTGCCCTCCGAAGCGTCGCCTGCAGAGGGCTCCGACGCCGAGGCAGCCTTGCGCGAGGTGCTGGCTTTCCTTCGGGTGCGCACCGGCCACGACTTCAACGCTTACAAGCGCGCCACGGTCTTGCGCCGGCTGGCGCGCCGGCTGCAGGTCAACGGGCTGGCCGATTTGCCGAGTTACGTTCAGTTCCTGCGCACCCATCCGGGCGAGGCGGGTGCGCTGCTGCAAGACCTCTTGATCAGCGTGACCAACTTCTTCCGCGACCCCGCGGCCTTTCAGGCCTTGGACGCCGAGGTGCCGCGCTTTTTCCACGAGAAGAAGGGCGGCGATCACGTGCGCGTCTGGGTGGCGGGCTGCGCCACGGGCGAGGAGGCCTATTCAATTGCCATGCTCCTGGCCGAGCACGCCGCCGCGCAGACGTCACCTCCCTCGATCCAGGTCTTTGCCACCGATTTGGACGAGGCGTCGCTGCGGGCGGCGCGCGCGGGCCTCTACCCCGACACGATCGCCGCGGACGTGTCCGAGGAGCGGCTGCGGCGTTTTTTCACCCCCAGCCCCGACGGTTACCGGGTCAACCGCGCGTTGCGCGAGACGGTGCTCTTTGCTGTGCACGACGTGCTGCGCGACTCACCCTTTTCGCACCTGGACCTGGTGTCGTGCCGCAACTTGCTCATTTACCTGAACCGCGAGGCCCAGGGGCGCGCGCTCAGCCTGTTTCACTTTGCGCTGCGGCCGAAGGGGGTGCTGTTCCTGGGCTCAGCCGAATCGGTCGACGAGGCTAGCGCGTTATTCGCGGCGCGCGACAAAAAGCACCGGCTCTACGCGCGCCAAGCCGTGGAGCGGCCGGTGTTGCCGCCGCCGTTGCCGGGTGCGCCTACCCGGCCTGGGGCGCTTGAACCGCGCCTTCACCCCTCGCTCGTCAAGGGCAGGCGCCCGGTCCCGACGGCCCTTACGCCCGCGTCGCCCGAGCCTGGGGGCTTGGACGAACCGTCCCCCTTTATGTGGGAGGCGTTGCATTTTCGGGCCGTGGAACGCTTTGCGCCCGCCTCGCTCCTCATCGATTCGGAACACCGCATCGTCCACCTGTCTGCGCGGGCCGATCGCTACCTGCAGTTTAGCCGCGGCCAACCCAGCTTGGAGCTGCTGCGCGTCGTGCACCCGATGCTGCGCCTGGAGCTGCGCACGGCCTTGTTCCGCGCGGTTCAAACCGGCAAGCCGGCGGAAGTTGGCGGCGTCCCGGTGGAGCTGGACGGCGCGCTCCGGCGCGTCACCCTGCGGGTGCAACCTGCCGAGAGGCTCGTGCCTGGCTTGCTGCTGGTGATCTTTGAAGAGCAGATGGTCACGGAGCTTGAACAGCTCGAGGCCGCTCCGGCGCCGCCGGCCGAGCCCGTCAGCCGTCACCTCGAGGCGGAGCTCGAGCAGCTCAAGGCCCAGCAACGCGCGACGGTGGAGGAATACGAGGCCTCCCTGGAGGAGTTGAAGTCCTCCAACGAAGAACTGCAGGCCATCAACGAGGAGCTGGGCACCGTCAACCAGGAACTCAAAGCGCGGGTTGAGGAGGTAGCCCGTGCCAACAACGACCTGCAGAACCTGATGGCTGCGACCGACATCGCCACCATCTTTTTGGACCACCAGTTACGGATTCAGCGCTACACGCCGGCGGCGGTCAAGCTGTTTAGCCTCATCCAGACCGACGTGGGCCGGCCGTTGGCCGACCAGCGTCACCGGCTGGACTACGCGTCGCTGGATGCCGATGCCGCACAGGCATTGGAACAGCTTGCGCCCCTGGAGCGCGAGGTGGCCAGTGCCGGGAGCCGCTGGTACTTGGCGCGACTCTTGCCTTACCGCAACGCCGAGGACCACGTCGCCGGGGTGGTGCTCACGTTCGTGGACATCACCGAGCGCAAAGCGGCCGAAGAGGCGCTTCGCGCCAGCGAAGCGCGCCTGCGGCTCATCGTGGAGGGCGCGCGCGACCACGCCATTTTCACCGTGGACATCCAGGGACTCGTTACCTCCTGGAATTCCGGTGCGGAAGCTATCCTGGGCTACGCCAGCGCCGAGATCGTCGGCCACAGCGGCGACGTGATTTTCACCCCGGAAGACCGCGCCGGGGGCACGCCGCAAAACGAACGCGAGACGGCCCGGCGCGCGGGGCACGCCGAAGACGAACGTTGGTACCTGCGCAAGGACGGCAGCCGTTTCTGGGGCAGCGGCACCATGGCGCCGCTGCCCAATGGCGGCCGGGCGCCCGGTTTTCTCAAGATCCTGCGCGACCTGACCGCGATGCACCAAGCCCAACTGGCCCGCCGGCAAGCTGAGGAACGCTTCCGGCTCTTGGTCCATTCGGTCCAGGACTACGCCATTATCCTGCTGAACCCCGGAGGCCGCGTCACTCACTGGAACGAGGGAGCCGCGCGGCTCAAGGGCTACGCGGAATCGGAGGTGCTGGGCCGGCACGTCTCGATGTTTTACCCGCCCGAGCAGGTGGCCGCCGGCCGGCCGCAGCGCCAGTTGCAAGAAGCGGCCGCCCACGGCCGTTCGCACGAGGAAGACTGGCGGGTACGCAAAGGCGGCGAGCGCTTCTGGGGCGACGAGCTCATCGTATCGCTACGAGATGAGGAAACCGGGACCTTGCTGGGCTTTGCCAAGATCTGCCGCGACCTGACCGAGCGCAAAGCCGCCGAAGATGAGCGGGCGCGACTGCTGGCCGCCGAGCAGGCCGCTCGCAAGGAGGCCGAGGAAGCGAACCGGGCCAAGGACCGGTTTTTGGCGGCGCTCTCTCACGAATTGCGCACACCCTTGACCCCCATTCAGCTGACCCTGTTCGCCTTGGAGCAGGACGCCCAGTTCTCAGCCGCCGCCCGGGACGCCCTTGCGCTGATCGGCCGCAACGTGGAGGTGGAAGCCCAGCTCATCGACGATCTGCTGGACGTCTCCCGGGTGGTGCACGGCAAACTCGAGTTGAGGCCCGTGCCCCTGGACCTGCACGCCTGCGTGCGCGAAGGCCTGGAGATCTGCCGGGGCGACCTGGCCGCCAAGGGCTTGCAAGTCACGGTGAATCTGGAGGCGAGCCGGCCCCGGCTCACGGGCGACCCGGCACGCCTGCGACAGGTGTTTTGGAATCTCCTGCAGAACGCGGCCAAATTCACGCCGGAAGGCGGCGCGGTCACCGTGCGCAGCCGCGACTTGGCAGGCGGGGGCGTGGCCGTCGAGGTGGCCGATACCGGCGCCGGGATCAGCCCGGAGCTGCTGCCAAGAATCTTTGACGCGTTCGAACGGGGAGCCTCCAATGTGCCGCTGGCCCTCGGTGGCCTGGGGTTGGGACTGGCGATCGCGCAAGCCATCGTTCAGGCCCACGGCGGCCGGCTTTTGGCCGCCAGCGCCGGGGAGGGTCAAGGGGCCACCTTCACGGTGGAGTTGCCTGCGCCCGCCTGA
- a CDS encoding LysR family transcriptional regulator: MELRHLRYFVAVADELSFTRAAQTLHVAQSAVSAQVHDLEQQIGVALFDRNSRRVRLTPAGRAFQESALGILRAADDAVRHARRVGQAGYGTLAVGFSGAQSHEWMPRILRRFRQAYPATEVTLSEMVPAVQIEALLARKLDVGFIGAVEARPPPGLHVECIAEERPLLGIPSDHPLACRAAVKLSALRDEGFILTSRQNSPSFRAWLARFFQAGGFAPRIVQEVDRVRTGVQYVAAGFGLSIFPEHISRLPAPGVIFLPLLGTRMKIRYGLAWRKGPEDETVERFVAYARELAGEG, from the coding sequence GTGGAGCTGCGTCATTTGCGATATTTTGTCGCCGTTGCGGATGAACTCAGCTTCACGCGGGCGGCTCAGACGCTGCACGTGGCGCAATCGGCCGTGAGCGCTCAGGTGCACGATCTGGAGCAGCAGATCGGCGTCGCGCTCTTCGACCGGAATAGCCGGCGGGTAAGGCTGACGCCGGCCGGCCGGGCGTTTCAGGAAAGCGCGCTTGGCATTCTGCGGGCGGCGGATGACGCCGTGCGCCACGCCCGCCGGGTTGGCCAGGCGGGCTACGGCACGTTGGCGGTCGGATTCAGCGGGGCGCAAAGCCACGAATGGATGCCGCGGATCCTCCGGCGTTTCCGGCAGGCCTACCCGGCAACGGAAGTGACCTTATCGGAGATGGTGCCGGCGGTGCAGATCGAAGCTCTGCTGGCACGCAAACTCGACGTCGGCTTCATCGGAGCCGTCGAAGCACGGCCGCCGCCCGGCCTGCACGTCGAGTGCATTGCGGAGGAACGGCCGCTTCTCGGCATACCGAGCGATCACCCCTTGGCGTGCCGCGCCGCCGTGAAACTCAGCGCACTGCGCGATGAGGGCTTCATTCTGACTTCACGCCAGAACTCGCCCAGTTTCCGAGCGTGGCTTGCCCGTTTCTTTCAAGCCGGCGGTTTTGCGCCCCGAATCGTTCAGGAGGTTGACCGCGTCCGGACGGGCGTCCAATACGTGGCGGCCGGTTTTGGGTTGTCCATTTTTCCCGAGCACATCAGCCGGTTGCCGGCCCCGGGGGTGATTTTTTTGCCGCTGCTGGGAACGCGGATGAAAATCCGGTACGGGCTGGCGTGGCGGAAAGGCCCGGAAGACGAAACCGTCGAGCGGTTCGTCGCGTACGCCCGGGAACTGGCGGGTGAGGGGTGA